The following are encoded in a window of Neomicrococcus lactis genomic DNA:
- the proC gene encoding pyrroline-5-carboxylate reductase translates to MSSQRLAFIGLGNMNGAILRGILASGHDPKLVKGTVRNPEKSQALSSELGVTVLAEGDNPAANQEAVKDADIIFLGVKPFGISDMCEQIKDHLPAGSVVVSVAAAVTTATMEAHLNPGQSVIRTMPNVPLQVGKGAVGLSAGTHATEEHVNAATALFEPSGLVVKVPEDQLDAVSAISGSGPAYAFYLAELMAEAGEKLGLDAALSRDLARATMAGAGYMLDDAAADPATLRKSVTSPKGTTEVALRIFEERGMRDIISAGAAGATARAQEISNDLAS, encoded by the coding sequence ATGAGTTCTCAGCGACTGGCTTTTATTGGCCTGGGCAACATGAATGGCGCGATTTTGCGCGGAATTCTGGCGTCTGGCCATGATCCGAAGCTCGTGAAGGGTACGGTCAGGAACCCAGAGAAATCTCAGGCACTTTCCAGTGAACTTGGCGTGACCGTCCTTGCCGAAGGCGATAATCCGGCGGCCAATCAAGAGGCGGTGAAGGACGCGGACATCATTTTCTTGGGCGTGAAGCCTTTCGGGATCTCGGATATGTGTGAGCAGATCAAGGATCACCTCCCGGCTGGCTCCGTCGTCGTCTCGGTAGCCGCCGCCGTCACCACCGCAACTATGGAAGCCCACTTGAACCCGGGGCAATCCGTCATTCGCACCATGCCGAACGTGCCCCTGCAAGTGGGGAAGGGCGCCGTCGGACTCTCTGCGGGCACTCACGCCACGGAGGAGCACGTCAACGCGGCCACGGCGCTCTTTGAGCCGTCCGGGCTGGTAGTGAAGGTTCCGGAGGATCAGCTGGACGCCGTCTCCGCGATCTCCGGATCCGGCCCGGCGTACGCGTTCTACCTCGCCGAGCTCATGGCAGAAGCGGGGGAGAAGCTCGGTTTGGACGCCGCGCTCTCTCGCGACCTGGCCCGCGCCACGATGGCCGGAGCCGGTTACATGCTCGATGACGCAGCCGCAGACCCTGCTACTTTGCGCAAGTCCGTCACGAGCCCGAAGGGCACCACGGAGGTCGCTTTGCGCATCTTCGAAGAGCGCGGAATGCGGGACATTATTTCCGCCGGCGCAGCCGGTGCCACGGCTCGCGCTCAGGAAATCAGTAATGATCTAGCAAGTTAG